In the Scomber japonicus isolate fScoJap1 chromosome 18, fScoJap1.pri, whole genome shotgun sequence genome, one interval contains:
- the LOC128379219 gene encoding cell death-inducing p53-target protein 1-like, producing MSTDEYKEPPPYIPVEAPGNGPHIYHIPLPPPPPPLPRVPIPQVHKTPVYINQGPGLESGDLVNSVSYDATLGDSPGVAICTSCQQQVMTDVTYKAGTFAWKMFALFFFLGLTMCLLPFLLFILWKKTKDVYHTCPLCNRVLHINKRRCCK from the exons ATGAGTACAGATGAATATAAAGAACCTCCTCCCTACATACCTG TTGAAGCTCCGGGGAACGGGCCGCACATTTACCACATTCCGTtaccccctcctccacctcctctcccacGGGTCCCCATACCTCAGGTCCACAAAACACCAG TATACATCAACCAAGGACCAGGTCTCGAATCTGGTGATCTGGTGAACTCTGTGAGCTACGACGCGACACTGGGGGATTCTCCTGGCGTGGCAATCTGCACCTCGTGCCAGCAGCAGGTCATGACCGATGTTACCTACAAAGCTGGGACTTTTGCCTGGAAAATGTTCgcactcttcttcttcctcgg GTTAACCATGTGCCTGCTcccattcctcttgttcatctTGTGGAAAAAGACAAAGGATGTGTACCACACGTGTCCCCTCTGCAACAGAGTCCTGCACATAAATAAGAGACGATGCTGTAAATGA